In Brachybacterium fresconis, the genomic stretch GCCCGGGATCGTTGAGATCTCCCGGATCGGCGTTGACGGCGCCGCAGCGCAGACCATGCTCACGGAGCAGGTCCGCGTACTGGGCAGGATCCCGGTCGACCGGGACGGGGACGTGGTCGGTGACCGCGGGGATCGCCCCGAGGTCGATCTCCGAGCTGCCCGTCGCCGCGATCAGGCGAAGTGCCTCGTCCAGGGGACGGTGCCGGAAGGAGATCGTCGAGATGCCGATGCGGGCGAGCCGCTCCGCCGTGGTCCGGGGGCTGCGGGCCGTCATGAGATGTACGAGCCGCCGTTGATGGCCTGGGTGGTGCCGGTGATGTACCCGGCGTCCGCGCCCGAGAGCCACACGACGAGCGCACCGATCTCGTCGGCCGTGGCCTGTCGTCCCATCGGGATCGAGGCGGACAGCGCGGCCTCGGCCTCTGCGGTGGTGTCGCCGCGGATGGTGGTGTCCGCGGCACCGGGCGAGATCGCGTTCACGGTGATGCCCTCGGGGGCCATCTCGCGGGCGAGCGACCTGGTCAGGCCCAGGACCCCGGCCTTGGCCGCGGAGTACGGGGTCTTCGAGAAGACGCCGCCGCCCTGCTGCGCCGAGACGGAGGACATGTTCACGACGCGGCCGTAGCCGTGATCGATCATCGCCGGCAGGAACGCGCGGGTGACGTAGAACGTGCCGGTGAGGTTGACGGCGATGATCTTGTCCCACAGGGCGTCGTCGACCTCGAGAAAGGCGACGGGGGACGGGATGCCCGCAATGTTCGCCAG encodes the following:
- a CDS encoding SDR family NAD(P)-dependent oxidoreductase, with the protein product MGPRTRTAVVTGGASPRSIGRATATRFARDGWAVAILDVDGEGAIALARELAGEFGVPAAGYGVDITDSGAVNDVAARVAASELPPVGALANIAGIPSPVAFLEVDDALWDKIIAVNLTGTFYVTRAFLPAMIDHGYGRVVNMSSVSAQQGGGVFSKTPYSAAKAGVLGLTRSLAREMAPEGITVNAISPGAADTTIRGDTTAEAEAALSASIPMGRQATADEIGALVVWLSGADAGYITGTTQAINGGSYIS